ACACCAACTACAGGCCCTGGTGAGATGACAAAGGTAACTTTAGCATTTTGAGAATGAGCTAGATTTGTAATTTGCTGATTACAAGCTTCTTGACTCAAAAGTGCTGGAAAATCAAAATCTTTTCCTGGGAATGCTCGCCAAGTGCGAGTATCAAGTACTATAACTTCATATTCTGGCCCGACAACAGTGTAATGCCATTTTAGAGAAGCATCTGTGTGGGGTAACTGTCTAGGGTTACTATTTCTAATATCTGTAAGGAATGGTAAACCAACCCGCCGAGTTATTTCCTGTTCGTATTTGGGGTTTTGCCCTTGGGAAGCAAACCAGCCAACAGCAGCTTTTAATAATGCTTCTCCTGGCTTATCGTCTGTAAACTCTGCTGGTGTATTGCCCCAAGCTTGACAAATTGCGTAGGCGAGTAGACCATTTTGGAGGATACGTCTACCCAAGGGTTTACTCAGGACGCGATCGCACCATGCCATGTTTAAATACCAATCATCGGTAATTTCATGGTCATCAAAAATCATATAAGTGGGAATATTAGCTAAGGCCCGTCTAACTTGTTTGAGTGTAGTCTGAAAGTTTTTTAAATCCTCAAGTTCTTCTAAAAATAAATCTTCGCTACTGCTAAGCGGGGGTAAATTTCGATTCACATCAGTAAATGTGGGTAAATCCTCAGGCTCGGGCCATAAAACATCACACCAAGCGAATAAATACATTGTACAAAAATCGCTGAATGTGAATAAATGACTTTTTGCTATGTTGGAAATTTTATTCAGTTTAGTGATACTTGCTGTTAAGCCAGCAGTGTAGGTTGCTAAATTATTGCGTTGACCTGCTTGTAATTCTTCATTATTGCTGACATCTGGTAGTTTTTCTGACCATCCTAATAATGTTTCGCCAGCATCTATTAACATGAAAAGCAAGGCATCAGCTACATCATCTGCATAAATTTGATCACCTGTAAGAAAGAGTTGATGTGGTCGTTTTTTCGGATCTTGTATTAACGCTTCTTTAATCATCTTGTCTAAAGCTGTAAATGCATCCAAGCTTTCGCCATGTGGCTTGCGACAAGAACCATGAACCAGGCGTAAATTTTTTAAGTCATGAGGTACAAGTCCAAAACTAGGCAAATCATAGGGAGGATATGTAATTTCTGTAATTGACCCTTCTGTATTTAATATCCCAGGACTACTTAATTTTTCTTCGTTACCAAATTCTAAATTATAAAGATAATCTTCACTATACAGAAGTATATTTTCAGTTGCTTGAGCAGTGACAGCAACTATATATAAATTAATACCTAATTTAATAGTTATTTTACTACCTATTAGTAATAAATTTTTATTTGTATCAAATATTTCGAGAGTAACAATGCGGCTTTCTTTCAAAGCTATCCACACAGTTACGGAATTTGGTGCAGTATGTCTTAAAATTGGGCCTGCGAGAACGAGAGGTAATTGAGTAATTCGTTCTCTTAAAGATGTCCATGCCATGTAATTCGTACCATTAACATTACACTTAAAGTGTATTTATTCAGTAAATTATGATAGTATTTATAAAACATTTTCTATGACAAGATACTAATTTTATCAAAAAAATTTATTTTTAGTTTTTTATTTCTTTTATCTTCTGTTTACTACTTCTAATTACACGTAATATGATTTGAGGATGATAAAAAGCTAAAGGTGATTTGAGAAAGTGACTGACCTCTACAAACAGGGTTCGCAACTCAGTATCTACATTGCTAATTTGCATTAACTGTTGATTATATCCAGCCAAGAGTTTGTTAAGCTTGTTGGGCTGTTTTCTACCTACTGTTGTGGGAAAACGAGAATCTTGTCCTGTTGCTAGTATCCAATGCAGTGAATTGTTTTTTGCTAAGTTCTTTTGAAAGCGAGAAGTTACAAGTTGACTATTGTTCAGCCATTCTTTAAGAACCATTGCTGATAAAGCACTGACTGTCATTCCTTGACCATAAACTGGACACAAGGCACAAACTGCATCGCCTAATGCTACAAATCCTGTAGGCATTTGAATTTGCTCATAATGACGTAACCGATTGGCAGTAGCCCTATGGGCATAAATTGGCGAGACTGGTTCTGCATCCTTAATTATTTCATAAAAGCACGAACTAGAAAGACTGCGGGCAAATGCTAAAAAGCCCTGTTCATCTAATGGTGGAAAGTCACGCCCGTAACCGCCAACAGTAGCGATTAATTCTCCACCTTCAATTTTTGCTAAATATCCTAATCGGGTATTTTGCGGAGGTTCCTGGGAAATTAGCATTACTTTCCAGTCTGCTGTAAAATCTTCTGGTGGTTTATAACGCCTAGTAGCATATCCTAAAAACGGATTGACTATAGTTTCTGGTGGTGGTGTCATTCCTATATCTTTTAACCACTCGGGTGCATGAGAACCACGTCCAGTTGCATCAACTACCAAGCTAGCTGGTAACTCTTGTGTACTATCATTTGTGAGAGATTGCAGCTTGACTCCGGTAACTTGGTATTTATGGGAATTTGTCAGTATAGCGATCGCTCGATGTTGTTCAATAAACTTGATTTGGGAAAACTCTGCCAGTCTTTTACGAATAGTCCATTCCAGTAAAGGACGAGAACAGGTAAAGGAAATTATCTCAGAAGGTGCAACAGCATTATTACTCCATTGCCCTTGGGCAAACAAATAAAATTCTCGTAACCAATCAATCGTTAGCGCACCAGCTGCACTTAGCTGTGAACCAATACCGGGAAATAGTTCCTCTAAAATTCTGTATCCTCGTACTAATAAAACATGAGGTTGCACTGATTGCGGCACACCTTTGCGTTTGTGAGGCTGCAAAGGTAGTTTATCCCTTTCCACAATTGTGACCGAATCACAGTATTCTGCAAGTACACGTGCCGCTAGCAAACCCGCGATACTACCACCAATAACAACAGTTTTGTCTAACTTCATAACAGCGATCGCATTTAGTTCCGCAGATGATACTATTGTCTCTGCTGAACTTAACATAATTTAATGACTTCACTGAAAAATCTTCCCCAAGCAGGAGAAAAAGCACCTAATTTCACTGCTTTGAATCAAGATGGTAATTTAGTTAGTCTGAATGATTTTCAATCACACTGGCTAATTTTGTACTTTTATCCCAAAGATGATACGCCCGGTTGTACAACTGAAGCCAAAGAATTTACTGATTTCTCTCAAGAATTTAGTGCCTTGGGAGCTAAAATTGTTGGCATCAGTCCTGATACTGAAAAATCTCATGGCAAATTTATTCAAAAACATAATTTGTCAATTCAATTATTAAGTGACCCCGAACATCAAGTATGTGAAGTTTATGGTGTGTGGCAGCTAAAAAAATTTATGGGTAAGGAATATATGGGTGTAGTGCGCTCAACTTTTTTGATTGCTCCTGATGGTAAATTAGCTTATGTTTGGTCGAATGTGAAAGTGAAAGGTCATGTTGCAGCTGTACTTGCTAAGTTACAAGAATTGTTAGTTGTTTAAAGTTGTAGTTGGTTATGAGTTAAAACGGCGCACACAAGTTAATTTTAAAATCGAACACCGATGCACACCGATGGACACCGATGGATTGTGCGTTGGTGGTTTAGTGGTTTGGCATTATCGGTGTTTATCTGTGTTAATCTGTGTTCGTTTTTTCCTCTACTCAATTTATTCGTCAACCGCGATATTTATATTAATCGAACACCGATGCACACCGATGGACACCGATGGATTGTGCGTTGGTGGTTTAGTGGTGTGGCATTATCGGTGTTTATCTGTGTTAATCTGTGTTCGTTTTTTCCTCTACTCAATTTGTTCGTCAACTACTATATTTTTAGTACATCGAACACCGATGCATACAAATGATTTTTTATTGCCAATTAGCTTGAATTATTATTCCTCGGCTTTGCATTGCTTTGGTAAATAAATCAGTAGGCAATGCTTCTTCTACAGGCCAAACCCCTGGTTTTTTGAGTGTTCCATCTAACAAAAATTGAGCAATACTACCCGTACCACAACCAGCAGCAGCAGCTGTATTTGCATGAGTTAAAGTAGAGCAATAAACAGCTTGTTGATTGTTTTTTTGCCCTGTTATTTCCGAACGAACCGCCACTCCAATACCAGTAAACTGGTCAGTAAAATCTGTCATTGCATGGCTAACATGAGATAGAAATTCTACACCCTTAGGGTTCTTTATCCATGATTTCGGAAAAACATGGGCTGCTATCCAAGTTAAATGATTATAAAAATCGGGAACAGAACCAAATTTAGTAATTACAGTTTTGACTGATGGAAAAGCATGGGGTAGAGTAAAAGTTTCTGGCATATCAAACCAGTAAACTCCACTGCGTTTGTAAGGAGATGGAAACTCAATAACTTCTCTTTCACTATAAGGTTTAACTGTTTGCCATCTACCATTTATCCAAGCTGCAAAAGGATTTTGTAAACCTAGAAATGTGGTTCGCATTACAGTAATGCCAGCACCACCAGAACCAGATACTAAATAACTCAAATGTATTTTTTCTGGAAGATCAAATTGTTCGATGTCATGACGCACCATACTATTAGAAATACCTGGAAAAATACCAGTATTAATTACTGCTGTTACACCCGCAGCAATAGCTGTTTCATGATATTGTAAAGCCTTACTAGTAAAAGAACGGTGGTCACTGACATCTACATAATTAACACCCTGTTCAATACATATTTGCAAAACATTGGCATCTCGATAGTGAAACGGGCCTGCACAATGAACTACCACATTTACAGAAGCGATCGCCTGCCGCAATTTTTCTACCTCTGCCAAGTCCAACACCATATATTGCAAAGACGTATTATCTTGCATCTGTGCAGGTGTGCGCCCAGTGATGATAATTTCTGCCTGTGTGTGGGTGAGTAGATCCTGGGCAACACTACCACCGATTCGTCCTCTTCCGCCAAGAATTAAAACCCGATCTGTCATTGCTCCAATATTGGCAACAGCAGCTTTATTACATCAATTTTTAGTTATGATTGTCATCATTAGCAAGTATGAAAATGATGATCTAAAAGGTAGAATTTTTGTGAAATTTTAATAAGCCCTTTGGTGGTGCAATCCTAAACAATAAGTTTTCTTTGTATCTTGGTGTGTTCGTGGTTCAATGAAATTTATTTTTTCATCACAAAGACACAAAGACACCAAGTCGAATCAGAGAAAAATCCCCTCACTTTGAAAAAATTTGAGGGGAAGTAATAATCAATTTATCGATTACTTAGTATTAATCCCAAACACTGATCCAACTGTAGACTTAATCGAACCCCAGCTATCTTTGACAGTTTGAGCGATCGGATGCTTAGTCTGCAAGAATACCCGTGCACAGTTGCGTCCAGGCATTCCTGAAATAGAACCACCAGGGTGAGTTCCCGCACCAGTCAAGAATAAATTTTCGATTGGTGTTTTATAGTTTGCTATTTCCGGTAAAGGACGGAAAAATACCATTTGATCAAGTGTCATATCAACATGGTAATAATTTCCTTTATATGCACCCAATCTTTCACCCAATTCTGCTGGGCTTTCCACACGACGGGCAATAGTGGCATTTTTCACATTCGGTGCATAGTCTGCCAATTTATCTATTACCCGATCAGCAACTTTGTTTTTCAATTCATCTGTCCAACCTGTGCCATTTAAACCTGTACCTTCTGCACCAGCGATTTGATAGGGGGCAAAAAACTCAATCCATGCAGTATGTTTACCTGGTGGTGCCATTGATGGATCTAACATTGTTGGCACTACTAAGTACATTGATGGATCAGAGTCGGGAATTTCTCCCAAGGTACATTTACTGTGGGCTTGTTCCACGTGAGAAACTGAATCTGCAATTAATACAGAACCAATTAGATATTTGTCTTTATGTTCGTGGTGTTCAAAGCGCAGTGGTTCGTTTAATGCCAAGTCAATCTTGAGGATGGTTTCGTTATTGTTAACTATGCGCCGTTCTAATCTTTCTCGTAAATCCGCATCAGCAGCATCTACATCACTTTCATCCATCAATTGTAAAAATAGTCTTTTGGCATCAATGTTAGAAATTACCCCGTGTTTAGCGCGATACACTGTCCCATTTGCTACTTCCACACCTACAGCACGACCGTCATCAATCAACACTTTATTAACATGCTGATCGGTTAGAATTACACCACCTAAGCTTCTGACTAAGTTTACCAAAGCTTGTACCAAAGCACCTGTACCACCACGAGGTCTGGCCATGCCGGGATCATGACGCATTGCCATCATAATTGCCCCAATTGCAATGGTTTTTTGCGAAGGTGGCGCACCCAGTTCAGAAGCAAGTCTAGCTAAGGGTGCTTTGAGAAATTCCTCATCAAACCACTCATTAAGCAGATCCTCAGCGCTGGTTAACATGTTGCGAATAAAATCTAGCGTTTTATTAGGAGAACCAATTACTGAGAATAAATCTTTGATTTTGGTGACGTCGTAGTTACCAAGAATATCTAAAATCGACTTGGGTGGTGCGTTAAACATCGGAATCATTGCACCTAATGCCCGTTGCCAATACTCTGTAAATTCTCTGTACTTTTTAGCGTCACGTTCGTTGTAACGGGCGATTTCTGCACAAGTCTTATCCAAAGACCTATGACCTAAAAAATATTTACCATCTGGATGAGGACAAAATACGACTGGATCACATTTAAGGTACTCCAAACCATATTTTTCTAGTTCTAGTTCTTCAACTACTGGTCCAAGATGAATAAACTCGTGGTCAATCGCACATAGGTTAAATTTAAATCCTGGTGCTTCTTGTGGTAAGCATTCTTCTGTAGTTGCTGCGCCTCCTGGAACAGAGCGTTTTTCTAGTAATAGAACACTATACCCTGCTTTCAATAAATAGGCAGCACAAACTAGTCCATTGTGTCCTGCACCAATAATTACAACATCGTACTCTTGCATAGTGAGAGTTTTAGATATGAATATCTTTTCAATGTTAGAAACACGTTACAAATCTTACATCACTCAACAGTTATAAAAATTCAGAGTTGATTAAAAATCTTTAGACAGATGATTTTTGATAGTGATAAAAAAATAATGATTACTTTTTTTAGCTTCAAAACCTAATTTCAGTTCTTTGTGTTCTCTAGAGAAGCTGATAACAGTCTATAATAATTAATTTTTCGATATATATTATCCATAAACATTAGATAATTAAATACTTTTTCAACGCACAAACAATTATTTTTGATTATGTGTAATATCAAGTTCGGATAATCACTTTATATTTCTACTGCGATGCTCTAAACAAAAAATCTTTGACCATCGCAATTATTTAGCTAGTAGACCTCTTGCATGAATTATAAAACCCCCCTTAGTCCCCCTGTTAGCACTTGGGGTTAGGGTGGGTAAAAATATTTGTGCAAGAGGTCTAATATCAAAAATCAAAATTCTAGTTTAAAGGGTTAAAGCCTCTACTAATACCAATTTGAAAAAAGAATGCGACAGATGGTAAAAATAGACAGAAGTAGCATTCAGGGTATGTGATGGTAGGGGTAACACAGATCGAGATAGTTGATAGTGTCGAGGAACTAGAGAAGTTGCTCAGACATCAAAAACAGTCTCGGAGCAAAGAACGTATACAAGCCCTATATCTGATTAAAGGGCAAGAAATGAGTGTAAGTGAGATTGCTAAAATCTTGGGAAAACATCGAGCTACAGTACATCGATGGTTGGCAGATTATCGAGAAGGAGGAATTGAGGCGGTTGTTGAATTTGGAACGAGTTCAGGTCGAAAAAGAGCAATACCAGATTGGGCTGTATCGAGTTTGAAAAAACAACTCGAACAACCAGAAGGTGGGTTTCAACGGTACACACAAATACAACATTGGTTAGAAAAAACCTTGGGTGTGCAAGCTGAGTACGCAACTGTACATCATCTGGCACGTTACAGGCTCAAAGCCAAGCTGAAAGTCCCACGTCCGCGTAACCGAAAACAGGACGAAGAAAAACTAGAGTCTTTTAAAAAAAACTCGGTGATGACTTGCAATTAATTGCTCAATACAGTGCCATTATCTTGCCCCAGTACGAAAATATTCGTTATTTTGTACAAGATGAGAGTCGATTTGGACTCAAAACCATTGAAGGACGTAAAATTACTCTTCCCGGAGTTAAGCCTATTGGTGATTGGCAGTGGCAATTTAAAGCGTTCTGGCTATATGGAGCAGTTGAACCACTTACTGGGGAAAGTTTATTTTGGCAGTTTTC
Above is a genomic segment from Fischerella sp. JS2 containing:
- a CDS encoding monooxygenase, whose protein sequence is MLSSAETIVSSAELNAIAVMKLDKTVVIGGSIAGLLAARVLAEYCDSVTIVERDKLPLQPHKRKGVPQSVQPHVLLVRGYRILEELFPGIGSQLSAAGALTIDWLREFYLFAQGQWSNNAVAPSEIISFTCSRPLLEWTIRKRLAEFSQIKFIEQHRAIAILTNSHKYQVTGVKLQSLTNDSTQELPASLVVDATGRGSHAPEWLKDIGMTPPPETIVNPFLGYATRRYKPPEDFTADWKVMLISQEPPQNTRLGYLAKIEGGELIATVGGYGRDFPPLDEQGFLAFARSLSSSCFYEIIKDAEPVSPIYAHRATANRLRHYEQIQMPTGFVALGDAVCALCPVYGQGMTVSALSAMVLKEWLNNSQLVTSRFQKNLAKNNSLHWILATGQDSRFPTTVGRKQPNKLNKLLAGYNQQLMQISNVDTELRTLFVEVSHFLKSPLAFYHPQIILRVIRSSKQKIKEIKN
- the bcp gene encoding thioredoxin-dependent thiol peroxidase, translating into MTSLKNLPQAGEKAPNFTALNQDGNLVSLNDFQSHWLILYFYPKDDTPGCTTEAKEFTDFSQEFSALGAKIVGISPDTEKSHGKFIQKHNLSIQLLSDPEHQVCEVYGVWQLKKFMGKEYMGVVRSTFLIAPDGKLAYVWSNVKVKGHVAAVLAKLQELLVV
- a CDS encoding saccharopine dehydrogenase family protein, with protein sequence MTDRVLILGGRGRIGGSVAQDLLTHTQAEIIITGRTPAQMQDNTSLQYMVLDLAEVEKLRQAIASVNVVVHCAGPFHYRDANVLQICIEQGVNYVDVSDHRSFTSKALQYHETAIAAGVTAVINTGIFPGISNSMVRHDIEQFDLPEKIHLSYLVSGSGGAGITVMRTTFLGLQNPFAAWINGRWQTVKPYSEREVIEFPSPYKRSGVYWFDMPETFTLPHAFPSVKTVITKFGSVPDFYNHLTWIAAHVFPKSWIKNPKGVEFLSHVSHAMTDFTDQFTGIGVAVRSEITGQKNNQQAVYCSTLTHANTAAAAGCGTGSIAQFLLDGTLKKPGVWPVEEALPTDLFTKAMQSRGIIIQANWQ
- the crtO gene encoding beta-carotene ketolase CrtO, with protein sequence MSKTLTMQEYDVVIIGAGHNGLVCAAYLLKAGYSVLLLEKRSVPGGAATTEECLPQEAPGFKFNLCAIDHEFIHLGPVVEELELEKYGLEYLKCDPVVFCPHPDGKYFLGHRSLDKTCAEIARYNERDAKKYREFTEYWQRALGAMIPMFNAPPKSILDILGNYDVTKIKDLFSVIGSPNKTLDFIRNMLTSAEDLLNEWFDEEFLKAPLARLASELGAPPSQKTIAIGAIMMAMRHDPGMARPRGGTGALVQALVNLVRSLGGVILTDQHVNKVLIDDGRAVGVEVANGTVYRAKHGVISNIDAKRLFLQLMDESDVDAADADLRERLERRIVNNNETILKIDLALNEPLRFEHHEHKDKYLIGSVLIADSVSHVEQAHSKCTLGEIPDSDPSMYLVVPTMLDPSMAPPGKHTAWIEFFAPYQIAGAEGTGLNGTGWTDELKNKVADRVIDKLADYAPNVKNATIARRVESPAELGERLGAYKGNYYHVDMTLDQMVFFRPLPEIANYKTPIENLFLTGAGTHPGGSISGMPGRNCARVFLQTKHPIAQTVKDSWGSIKSTVGSVFGINTK
- a CDS encoding helix-turn-helix domain-containing protein, which codes for MVGVTQIEIVDSVEELEKLLRHQKQSRSKERIQALYLIKGQEMSVSEIAKILGKHRATVHRWLADYREGGIEAVVEFGTSSGRKRAIPDWAVSSLKKQLEQPEGGFQRYTQIQHWLEKTLGVQAEYATVHHLARYRLKAKLKVPRPRNRKQDEEKLESFKKNSVMTCN